The window ACCCACGTTCCTCTGCGGCTGAGAGGAGGACTGACCCCGGAGTTGGGATGTCTGTTGCCACGGCGGCGGCGATTGTGGACTCCACAGGTTCGTTGGAGGGGGGGTCGGACTCGATCTCCACGGTTGGGAAGACGAAAATGCGCCAAATCCCGATTCTCCATAGCCGGGAGAATCATCTCCACCTTGCATTTTGTAGACTTTGAAAATGGTAGAaatttttagggtttagaatggaggaagataaaaaaaatggaatgaatatagtatttataaatataattttcgaatttaaaaaaaaaaaaaaaaaaatggaaattcgGTGGGCAGGGCCGCGGCTCTCGGCCCTTGCAGTGGCGGGCCGAGCCGCCTGCCCAAGAGCCTCGGCCTGGCCGAGCGCTCGGCTCTCTCTCGTCCACCCCCCGAGCCGCGGGCATGCCTCGCCTCAGTAGTGGGGGGCCGCGGGCTGCCCAAGCCCGGGCCGAGAGCCGCGGCTCCcccactgtggatgctctaaatatATCGGcccaataattaaaatgttggATTCTATTTTGCTTCATTTGTTGACCAAATGGTAAACATGTTGATTCATTGATTTTTAAGATGTAGTggttacattttattttgactaattaattaatatttttacgTAGCAATCAGTCAGAGTGTTATTCTACCACACGAAATTGTAATACATAGTAAGAtctttgatttgttttaaatcTATTGTgtagtaaataaatagtatGCTATTACACGGTACCAACAATCTATCGaaagaattgaaattttgaaattgtggAGCCAAGAACCACCAAattcttctataaataccatCCTCAAGCAAGAAATGCACAAGCATTCTTAAAACCTTTACTCATGTTATGGATTTGTACCGTTTctatttcttgatattttttttctaatgtcTTATTGATCTTCATATTGAgcatttgttttgatttagcATTTCATCGGTCActatttcttttccttcttGTTTGCttcaattacatattttattttattttttgatttttttttcttatttgtcttattattttcatagaGCTTTTATTTAGCATTTGATTAGTTactatttttttgcttttttttttgcttttattacattttttttccatctctttttatttctatctgTTACCCATTATGTTTCAACAGAAAACATACACATATACATTATCTTTCTATCcttaattactttaaaaatttataataaatggtTGCTTTCTTCAATATTCAAGATATCCATCCGTCGAAGTTCGAACACATTTGTTAATAAAGTTGGTGAATAAGATCATATGAAGTACTAATAAAGTTGGTGAATAAGATCATATGAAGTACCTATTGCAGGCATCATTTGATTGTGTTTTGCAAGTACTATGTCATTTCCTAGAAATacaattttggttttatttcaTTGCACTTTTGAGATGAAATAATGCACTTTTCATCCAACCGAAACATGGCCAACGATTTAGATCAGTTTTATCAATGTAGGAGAGGATGTCATGTTTGAGTCTTGAAACTTGAAAgtgattttatattatgtttgTTTGGTGAGCATATCTTGCAAATGTTACactaattagtactactactactcattaacttaaagagaaaataggaAGTATTATCAAGTATTCTAATAACCAATAAGTAAGTAGCACTCCTTAGTAGGTAAAATACTGAAGTGCAATTGTACATTCATCGATAAAATCGAATTGCACATTTATcagttaattttttcaacacGCTGTTGATTTTATGACTTTCtgaataatttttgtatttcttaattttttatttaatagtttaTGTTTATAGTATAAAGTGCTATTATATGTCATGTGTTGTGTTTTTTAGATGTGTGAGCGTATTAATTaacaatcattttttaatagttgATTTCAACTCATATATAGAGTACTTCCTATTcactttaaataaaatacttttcgACGatgcaaataaattaatcaatttgctaaataaaattgagtttaatttcaatttatatataggCAACATTTactatttacaatattttatttttgaatatcaTTGCATAGTTTAGGCTAttgtatttgtttaaaatataaaggaaacattgttaaaaaaattatatactataaatcaacaatttttaagttggctattttaaaaaatctttttatataaggtattaatcaataatttttaagttggctattttaaaatatctttttatatgGGGTATTAGTCAACAACTTTTAAGCTGGCTATTTTCGGCACAAAGATTGATGGAAATTTTTTAGTCATTGTTTTGAGggtatattactactactaaaactTGAAACAAAGTAGTCCATAGATTGGAGGTTGGGTGTGAATGATAAATTCCATAAAGCTGTGTAAATGCATGTCAGCTACTGAAAAGGCCTTATGCTTCTTAAATTTGTACAATACatacttatatatacatagaacTTGGACAATACCACTTGACTTAGTATATAGAACATTGAGTAAATCAATgcagaattttaaaatattatgaaatggaaataaacCAGCAGCTAATGAGTTAATACATGTTAAAATACGTGTTGCAATCAAATTATgcaaattttgtcatttcgaaAGTcagataaatttgaaatagacAAATAGTGATGAGATTTGAATTCAAATGTGAGAAATGAAGCCAAAATCACTCTGCAATCCTCTGAAAATCCCAATTCTCGCATCTTTGTAGATGGGAGAGGGAATTTCTTAACTTCCTATTCCgccaatcaataaataatgagaaGTTGGATGTATTATGTTTAATGTTCTACAGTATAATGctttttgtatttgtttatttagaaatttagaaattaagatttattttGTCAGAATTACTTacttaattctttattttgcaTGGTCATATATTGTGCATTTAAGGCTGTAtttgaaatgaagataaaGATATGGTATTCTTATTTAAAAGATTTATCTGAATGATGCGGCTTTTAGCATCGCACTTGGGAGGAATTTCCGGTGTGGGGCGAAAGTAGAGGCATTGATAGTGTCAAAGTCAAGATTTGCAATAATGTAACAACATTTATTTCAGactaataatttctttttaattttaagaaaacaCTTTAATGgctctattatttatttcgtTTGATTAAAATAGTTGTCGTTACAGCTAATTagattattactactactaagtTTTATTACTAGCGATCATTAAagctaattaaaatttcgattGTGTATACATGACGAAAAActgaattttgtttgtttaaaaaattgtaagttTAGCGAAATTTAAGCTCATAAGGATTAATgaacaaattgacaaaattttaGGCTCATATAAAATGCTTCTTACCATCAACAAGTAGGCGTGGACGACAATGGCGCCATGCGGGTTCGGCGGATGGCAGTGGTGGCGTCGGTAGGTACGGACAAAGCCAATGGAAAGGGAAAACTACGACGGCGGCTGAACcgaggagaatgagagagatCCGGACCGaatgagagagggagagatgAGAGACGGACGCCGGAGATAAGAAGGAGGCGCCGCGGTTGCATGCTAGCACTTGGCGGCGCAGGAGAAAAGGGAGAGCCTCTATCTCCTAATTGGACctatgaaatatataattgaaatacgACAAGTTTTAgttattactaaaaacatttttaaagtaaatattCTGAAATAAAGATAAGTtagttgacattttattaaattttattttatttagcgGAATAAGTACTAtctgaaaaatgaatatatggaaaaaaaaattatcacttTTAGTCTGAAGGAAAGAGATCCATTATGGTTtgatagtatataattttctgtttatataatgtataaattatCACGTTTAGCCTTAATTATTtgcattcatatatttaagaTCGATTTGGGtccttaaaattattaatttttccaaaaatctGCTACTTCATTTCTAATAAACTACTAAAAGTGGTGCGAAAAGCATAAACGTTGGtagagattatttttttccattccaatccgtttttaaaatatttcgGCAAAATATGATCTATGTGGACAGTTCGTGTCTGCACAccagaaatttaaaatcttacaATGTTATTTCCTTCCTAGGTTTTTGGatgaatattatttgaaaatattatatgcCGTGGCACGGGGGATAATGCTAGTTTGGAAAAATAGAGCAGAGatgtatttaaataaacaGAATCTCTAGTTTAATAATCTCGAGGTAATTGATTCTTCTCCTCTTCAAATCTCGAGTTTATCATTCTGTTTCTTATTTTGGGTGAGACACTTAATTCCTGAGTTGGGTTTCGTAAAATTCATAGTTGTCTTCTTCATACTGGTTTGAGTGAATTGGCATTTGAGCAGCaatatttgtgtgtgtgttgtgtttcTTGGATATTAACAAAGgccattttttattaacaacACCTTTAATGATGAATTGAATTGTGTTTGGGACCTTTGTACTCCTTTCTTGCTTTGCGCCGAAAGAAGTTGTGTGTAAACTGTTATGACTTATGAGGGCATTATCTGTGTAACAAGAGTACCCATCAGCATGTGAAGTTGAATGCTAAAGCTTTCACCATTTatcatctcatttttttaatcacatCGGTGTATATTTCTTAGTTTTCTCTTTGAATCTTTAGGGTTCTGAGTTTGAGCATGGAAACAATTTTTCAATGATTTTTATTGCGTTTATTATACTACTCGTAGGTAGTGAGCCAAATCCGATCCCCCAAAGTTCCGTTTTTAAGGACCCGAACACATGACATTATTATGTTTATGGATTATGATTATTTGGTGTTTGCCTATAACTTACTAGATGGGCGTATTCAGTTGTGAGTGTTAGCTCAGGTTTGGTTTTTCTTGCTATTTCTGTGGGTTGGTTGGTAAATATTTGTCCATCCTGATTCCAGAATGGGAACTTCTGGTGATACCGTTTATGGGGAATACACATACCAAGAGCTGGAGAGGGAGCCCTACTGGCCACCAGAGAAGCTCTGGATTTCCATAACAGGAGCTGGTGGGTTTATCGCTTCTCATATTGCTAGGCGTTTGAAGAGCGAGGGTCATTACTGTTGGATTTTCTTGTATTCATCTAATGAGCGCAGCGGAATTTGCATACAAGAATACAGATCTAGATTTATAATCATATTGCAAGTTGAGCATATAAAACACAACGGAATTAAATCTtacttgttgtgttgttttcttcttcgATTGAATCCTGCAAGTTGAATCCAAGGTCCACGTGCAATCCAATCCGATGCAGGAACTATCCCGGTACAATTGCTCCGTAGAAGAATGCTAGGAATTCTCTCTACAAAGCTTTacgtattttctctctaatgttaCGCTATTTCTCTCTCCCACAATGGAGAATAAATAACCATTATATAGATGAAGAGTCACTAGGGTTTCATGATTATTGGGCTTATgaactattataattatagcccaactataattacttaatccatattaatctaattttagACCATTTCCTTTCAATTACATCATTGCTTCCGACTGGAAGAAAAATGAGCATATGCCCGAGGAAATGTTCTGTCACGAATTCCATCTTGTGGATCTGAGGGTGATGGATAACTGTTTGAAAGTGGCTGAAAAAGTTGAGCATGTGTTCAATCTTGCTGCTGATATGGGTGGGATGGGATTCATCCAGTCGAACCACTCGGTCATCATGTACAACAATACAATGATCAGCTTTAACATGATTGAGGCTGCAAGGATTAATGGAATTAAAAGGTCTGCTTTCTTAACAAAAGCTTCTTGCAAAATTACATTGTTCCATTCTCTGACTTTTGATGTTCGGTTCATATGCAAATTTTGACGTGCCAAGGcacaaatttgaattgaagaatTGAAATGAACTTTACTTTTGGGGTATAGATTTTTCTATGCCTCCAGTGCTTGTATCTATCCTGAATTCAAGCAGTTGGAAACCAACGCGAGCTTGAAGGAGGCGGATGCATGGCCTGCAGAGGTTTCGTATCCATCTCCTATCTagactaattcattttttggtgCAGCCTCATTTTCCATGAGTGACACGAGCTTCATATTGGTTGTTGGTGTAGCCTCAAGATGCTTACGGGCTAGAGAAATTGGCAACTGAGGAGTTGTGTAAACACTGCAACAAGGACTTTGGAATTGAGTGCCGGATAGGAAGGTTCCATAATATTTATGGTCCATTCGGGACATGGAAAGGTAAACCTGTAtgttaattattgtttttgaCTCTCACACCCCCTCCCCcgaaacaaaaaatgaaaataaaagaaagacgTTGTGTAAGGATTAAATCATCTGTTACTATGTAGGTGGGAGGGAGAAAGCACCAGCTGCTTTCTGTAGAAAAGCCCTTACTGCTACTGACAAATTTGAAATGTGGGGAGATGGCAAGCAAACACGATCATTTACATTTATTGATGAATGCGTTGAGGGTGTTTTAAGGTATGGAGTTCACCCAATAAATGGAGCCTTGTTGCATTTTCAACTGATGAATGATAGTGTGCTTTTCCTTTCGCACCATAAAAACTGAAGAACACCGCAGGTGGagaatattactccatatttgttatttttaagcTGTAAAGAAGATTCAGGATAATATTTATAGCCTTCAAATGCTTCAGAATAGAGGCGGGAAATATGGTACCGCAAAGCAAATGGTCATCTATTTTGGCATTTGTAGTTAGCGTTCAGATATTGCGATATAAAAATGGTTTTTACTTCTCATGCTACATTGAGCTAAAGGTTTCAGGTGGTGTATCAATTATATGTTGGGGTCTGAGTCACTTATTTAGAAACAGTAATTATATGAACTTTTATCCTATTCTCAGATTAACGAAATCCGACTTTCGGGAGCCTGTAAATATTGGAAGCGATGAGATGGTGAGCATGAATGAAATGGCTGAGATTGTCCTGAGCTTCGATGAAAAGAAGCTTCCAATCCATCACATTCCAGGGCCAGAGGGTGTGCGTGGCCGAAATTCAGACAATACTCTAATTAAGGAAAAGCTTGGTTGGGCACCTTCTATGAAACTCAAGGTAACATTATCCTCATTTTCTTGCTCATCAActtccattttatttgaaatccGACATGTCACACATGCCCGACATCTTCACAGGATGGATTGAGAATCACATACTTCTGGATCAAGGAGCAACTCGAGAAAGTAAAAGCTAAGGGCATCGACCTCTCCACCTATGGTTCGTCCAAAGTGGTGGGGGCGCAAGCTCCTGTTCAGCTTGGTTCACTTCGTGCTGCTGATGGCAAGGAATGAAGCACGAGGCGTGAAGAAACATCCCTTCATGTCTGTAGCCTCGTTCCGTATGTTGTATTTTTTGATCTGTCTTTCAGGCTTTGTATTCGAGCACAGTGCATTTTCTATCTAAGAGCATTCCCAATGCTCTCCctaaaaactcccttatttctccctaactcctgccacatcagcaccaaaatttatccccagtttttagccaacttttagaaaactgctccaatggtttctcccttatttctcccttattttttcctaactcaacatttcatttttacatcatcactaatattgtttaattttccctaaatgtgtttaataaatagatttataattttgtttcatcAGTGGGGTTGGGAATTTGCGGACTCGGCTCTTTGCCCTTACCTTTTCGGGAATTTTTCCTACTTgaactcataattttgaagattgaagattgaagattgagataatgagattgaaaaattgagagaatgaagattgtgtgtgatgaatggaggaggaggaggaggaattatatataggtttgGAATATAGcctttggggaaaaaaaaaaaaaaaaaaaaaaaacaacgccgaaaaatcgccgaatcACGCCTACAGTGGGCGCCGATGATTCGGCCATAAATCGGAAAAAACGCCGAAACACTCCCAACGG is drawn from Salvia hispanica cultivar TCC Black 2014 chromosome 6, UniMelb_Shisp_WGS_1.0, whole genome shotgun sequence and contains these coding sequences:
- the LOC125197419 gene encoding GDP-mannose 3,5-epimerase 2-like, which encodes MGTSGDTVYGEYTYQELEREPYWPPEKLWISITGAGGFIASHIARRLKSEGHYIIASDWKKNEHMPEEMFCHEFHLVDLRVMDNCLKVAEKVEHVFNLAADMGGMGFIQSNHSVIMYNNTMISFNMIEAARINGIKRFFYASSACIYPEFKQLETNASLKEADAWPAEPQDAYGLEKLATEELCKHCNKDFGIECRIGRFHNIYGPFGTWKGGREKAPAAFCRKALTATDKFEMWGDGKQTRSFTFIDECVEGVLRLTKSDFREPVNIGSDEMVSMNEMAEIVLSFDEKKLPIHHIPGPEGVRGRNSDNTLIKEKLGWAPSMKLKDGLRITYFWIKEQLEKVKAKGIDLSTYGSSKVVGAQAPVQLGSLRAADGKE